In Aureibacillus halotolerans, a single genomic region encodes these proteins:
- a CDS encoding ABC transporter permease — MVNKGFAKHYYLMMLPGLIWLFMFSVLPMFGIVIAFQDYNPVQGMLGSKFVGLDTFEYMFSLNDTASIFFNTIFIAVMKIVGNLIIPLIFALMLNELRHMFIKRSIQTIVYLPHFLSWVILGGILLDIFSYQGPVNQLLSAFGFDPVLFFGRADLFPFLVVGSDIWKEFGFNTIIYLAALTGINTALYEAAAIDGASRQRMLWHITLPGIRTTVILLAVLGLGNVLNAGFDQIFNLYNPLVYSTGDIIDTWVYRAGLLNMQYELATAVGLLKSVAGFILISLSYFLAYRFTNYRIF; from the coding sequence ATGGTCAACAAAGGGTTTGCAAAACATTATTATCTTATGATGCTGCCTGGACTGATCTGGCTGTTTATGTTCAGTGTACTGCCAATGTTTGGTATTGTCATTGCTTTTCAGGATTACAATCCAGTGCAGGGTATGCTGGGGTCAAAGTTTGTCGGATTGGATACATTTGAATACATGTTCTCTCTGAACGACACGGCGTCGATTTTCTTTAATACCATTTTTATTGCTGTCATGAAGATTGTAGGCAATCTTATTATTCCCCTCATTTTCGCACTAATGCTGAATGAACTACGGCATATGTTCATCAAACGTTCGATCCAGACGATTGTCTACTTGCCGCATTTCCTGTCCTGGGTCATTCTTGGCGGTATTTTGCTCGATATTTTCTCATATCAGGGTCCGGTTAACCAATTGCTTAGTGCGTTTGGTTTTGATCCGGTGTTGTTCTTCGGACGGGCCGATCTATTTCCGTTTCTTGTAGTAGGAAGTGACATCTGGAAGGAATTCGGTTTTAATACGATTATCTATCTGGCTGCGTTAACAGGTATTAATACAGCACTTTACGAAGCCGCTGCCATTGACGGTGCTTCGAGGCAGCGCATGCTGTGGCACATTACGCTCCCAGGTATTCGGACAACGGTCATCCTTTTGGCGGTACTCGGATTAGGCAATGTCCTGAACGCGGGTTTTGACCAGATTTTCAACCTCTATAATCCACTCGTTTACTCAACAGGCGACATTATTGATACGTGGGTGTACCGAGCAGGGCTGTTAAACATGCAGTATGAACTTGCAACTGCCGTCGGTCTGCTCAAATCTGTGGCTGGTTTCATCCTCATCAGCTTGTCCTATTTCCTAGCCTATCGGTTTACCAACTATCGGATCTTTTAG
- a CDS encoding carbohydrate ABC transporter permease produces the protein MVYEKSARSKIFDIVLLVVLISISITCILPLWYTLSLSLSSKSAAAAGAVALWPVGFNLNSYVQLLQEGQFFKSFWISIQRVVLGVALNFIVVPLMAYPLSKTTKDFKMRNVFMWSVLFTMLFNGGLIPLYLTIKNLGLMNSIWALVLVGGAQTIVFNIILTMNFFRNLPSVLEEAALVDGAGPWYILYKLYIPLSVPVLATVTLFSIVYHWNEFLYGLIFMTREEFYPLQTYIQQLTVAVDPSSMTEDQYKRMSELSNRTLDAAKLFIAMLPVLAVYPFLQRFFIHGITLGSVKE, from the coding sequence GTGGTTTATGAAAAATCTGCTAGGTCAAAGATATTTGATATCGTGTTGCTGGTTGTCCTCATTTCCATTTCCATTACCTGTATTTTGCCACTTTGGTACACATTGTCGTTGTCTTTAAGTTCCAAATCTGCTGCAGCAGCAGGCGCTGTAGCGTTATGGCCGGTTGGTTTCAACCTGAATTCCTATGTGCAGCTTTTGCAGGAAGGCCAGTTTTTTAAATCGTTTTGGATCTCCATTCAGCGAGTCGTTCTTGGCGTTGCCCTTAATTTTATCGTTGTTCCACTCATGGCCTACCCGCTTTCGAAGACGACGAAAGATTTTAAAATGCGCAACGTCTTTATGTGGTCCGTTTTGTTTACGATGTTGTTTAACGGTGGGCTCATCCCACTCTACTTGACCATTAAAAACCTTGGCCTAATGAACAGCATTTGGGCGCTCGTTCTTGTTGGCGGTGCGCAGACCATTGTGTTTAATATCATCTTGACGATGAACTTTTTCCGAAACCTACCAAGTGTCCTTGAAGAAGCTGCACTCGTCGATGGCGCTGGGCCTTGGTATATCCTTTACAAGTTATATATTCCACTGTCCGTCCCTGTGTTGGCGACCGTCACGCTTTTCAGTATCGTGTATCACTGGAACGAGTTTCTCTACGGCCTGATTTTCATGACGCGAGAAGAATTTTACCCACTTCAGACGTACATCCAGCAGCTCACCGTAGCGGTCGATCCGTCGAGCATGACGGAGGATCAGTACAAGCGGATGAGTGAGCTTTCGAACCGGACTCTTGATGCGGCAAAACTGTTTATTGCGATGCTGCCGGTTCTCGCTGTGTATCCATTCCTCCAGCGATTTTTTATCCATGGCATTACGCTCGGGTCTGTTAAAGAATAG
- the map gene encoding type I methionyl aminopeptidase has translation MITLKSAREIQAMHESGKVLAACHREIAKRIKPGVTTHEIDQFVEAFLKEHGATPEQKGYRGYKYATCASINDEICHGFPRKKPLKQGDIVTIDMVVNLHGSLSDSAWTYAVGTVSEETNNLLYVARTCLDKGIEQAIPGKRLGDIGHAIQSYAEAAGYSVVRDFTGHGIGASMHEDPQILHYGLPGKGARLKEGMVITIEPMINQGAWQSKMDTNGWTARTVDGSWSAQYEHTLAITKNGPLLLTAQV, from the coding sequence TTGATTACGTTAAAATCGGCCAGAGAAATACAAGCAATGCACGAATCTGGGAAGGTATTGGCCGCCTGCCATAGAGAAATTGCGAAACGAATAAAGCCTGGTGTGACAACGCATGAGATTGACCAATTCGTTGAAGCGTTTTTGAAAGAACATGGCGCCACACCTGAGCAAAAGGGGTATCGTGGCTACAAATATGCCACATGCGCCTCAATCAACGATGAAATTTGTCACGGGTTTCCAAGAAAAAAGCCGCTCAAACAAGGAGATATTGTTACGATTGATATGGTCGTAAACCTTCACGGCAGTCTGTCTGATTCTGCTTGGACGTACGCCGTTGGCACAGTCTCGGAAGAAACCAACAACTTACTATACGTTGCCCGTACTTGCTTGGACAAAGGCATTGAACAAGCGATACCTGGCAAACGTCTCGGCGATATCGGCCATGCCATTCAATCCTATGCGGAAGCAGCTGGCTATTCCGTTGTTCGTGATTTCACAGGGCATGGCATTGGAGCGAGCATGCATGAAGACCCACAAATTCTTCATTATGGCTTGCCAGGAAAAGGAGCCCGCTTAAAAGAAGGTATGGTGATTACGATTGAGCCAATGATCAATCAAGGGGCGTGGCAAAGCAAAATGGACACCAATGGCTGGACAGCACGAACCGTCGATGGGTCATGGTCCGCGCAATACGAGCATACCCTCGCGATTACCAAAAACGGTCCCTTACTATTAACGGCACAAGTGTAA
- a CDS encoding LysE family translocator, translated as MVEWSTLAAFALVSLGMVCSPGPNMIYLISRTITQGRRDGFISLLGVITGFLFYVIATMLGLSLLFVWVPVMYDIIRWVGVLYLLWLAWKAVRPGAHSIGTPQKLTMESPKKLYIMGFMTNLLNPKIAILYVSLLPQFMDPARGSLFTQTAILGSTQILVSFIVNLLIVVFAAQLSEWIGKKPFMVNIQNWVMATVLGTLALNLAFQEKK; from the coding sequence ATGGTCGAATGGAGTACGTTAGCTGCGTTTGCTCTTGTCTCATTAGGAATGGTTTGCTCCCCAGGACCTAACATGATTTATTTAATCTCACGCACCATTACGCAAGGCAGAAGAGATGGATTCATTTCTCTTCTAGGCGTCATCACAGGGTTTTTGTTTTATGTCATCGCGACAATGTTAGGCCTGTCTCTCCTCTTTGTATGGGTCCCTGTCATGTATGACATCATCCGCTGGGTCGGCGTTTTATACCTGCTTTGGTTAGCATGGAAGGCTGTACGTCCAGGAGCTCACTCCATCGGTACACCGCAAAAATTGACCATGGAATCTCCAAAGAAACTTTACATAATGGGGTTTATGACCAATCTATTGAATCCTAAGATTGCCATTTTGTACGTTTCGTTGCTGCCGCAATTCATGGACCCTGCTCGTGGTTCATTATTCACTCAAACGGCCATCCTTGGAAGCACGCAAATCCTTGTGAGCTTCATAGTGAATTTGCTCATTGTGGTGTTTGCGGCCCAACTGTCCGAATGGATCGGCAAAAAACCGTTTATGGTGAACATCCAAAACTGGGTTATGGCCACTGTTCTTGGCACCTTAGCATTGAACCTTGCTTTTCAAGAGAAAAAATAA